Part of the Aquarana catesbeiana isolate 2022-GZ linkage group LG06, ASM4218655v1, whole genome shotgun sequence genome is shown below.
CCTAAAAAAACATTgatacttaataaaaaaaaaggattcataCTTAATATATAACGATCCTGACTTTTGACTCTGACATCTAACTCTGACCATGGCCTTTGACTTCAGCCTTTACCCaaacctagatcaaaccctgatatagctattttttctttatttttttcccctccacaCTTTCTTTATATTTTTCTGCTCTATCAAGGAGAAAAATATACAGtgtatctttctctccattcaagaggagaaaaatAAACACAGCACAAGGCTGTGCAGTGACTGAGTCAGTCAATCAGAGGctttcacagtgatcaggtgattgGAAACTGTGCTTTAAGTGGGCTTGCGGGGACTACAACTGGCAGTGGTGTTGTTTACACGTTTGTATTTCCCAAAATGTTGAAAGACTTTATACAACCTTGATTGAGCAGTTGACAATTTTAAACTTTCTGAATGGTTAATTGATATCCTGTATGAGTCTCTATCTATTATTACAGCTAGTGAAGTGACGAGTTCCAAGGTTACGGTAAATTTACTGTATGGTGTATCATTGCTGTGCTTCTCTTTACTGCTGGGTCCCACacaaatgccccgtacatacgattggattttccgacggaaaatgtgcgatcggagcgtgttgttggaaaatccaaccatgtgtgggctccatcggactttttccattggattttccgacacaaaaagtttgagagcaggctataaaattttccgacaacaaaatccgattgcgtcaattctgaccgtgtgtggacaattccgacacacaaagtgccacgcatgctcagaagaaattccgagacggaacagctcgatctggtaaaattagcgttcggaatgaattttgtgtgtcaagttaccacaacaccattattatcttgtattatttaatctcaaggaagtTGTTTGGtgtggtgtctcttgttaatgtcacattgtatttttgaaatgtacctgaatcctcacaaactgtcctttttgaaggaaaacacacataggggagtataattgaaacacaaaatgctttattaaggggtcctaaccaaagaaagagggaggcaacgctggagaaacagcagaaattggtgaagcctttggcccccagggcacacatcaataattttactgcaaaattggtggcctgaggagtccatatctaagggagtgcagtctggttcagaagtcccagagatcctgaaagcagcagatgacatctgtgtccccaggctgtggtcatacaagagcctgcatcatttgccagaccagactgaacccagggtcatcactctctggtcttccttccatgcttccttccacgctgtgactctggtggtggagttgtggcaggaggaggagggggaggatggtccaactcactcaggtggttattgggtgtgattttgcccctcacccccttagttaaaactttataaagaagttcctcacacaggaggcgttggccctcctgcatgccctgcagtttggtggaagccatgcagacaaaggcctcttcaggagtgggggtggctctcagggacgcagaatcctcctgaatgagcctgagtgctgaatcctgcatgtgactccccttcttgggtcttttgtttggaaggcggaggggaggaacctgccattctgtcaggctcctactgggccccggcttctcttggctgccacttagccccgcctcctcctggctgccactaacccccgcctcctcctggctgccactaacccccgcctcctcctggctgccacattccacagcctcctcctgtgtggcacattccagagcctcctggctgaggtcttcctgtgtatgaaaaagggacatagttttagttttttattcataaatcacacacaattttcacctaatgactgttgcaaattaaatgttaacaaatataacagactatcattctgagcccagcatttttcattcttgtcccaattatttttgcccactactgtctattgatatgtaaacactttattaaatcagcaattagtgatcaataataacatctagtaaacattatttatttattgcccagaaatctgtagaagaatgctatacctgactccagctgggctcctccacttcttcctggctggaagtcccaggttggacatcggaagcctcagcttgggtggaaggaagagtggaaggaagagtggagagggattccctgacttcagtctggtctgacagaaatcacagtctctcatagtaccacagcctggggacataaacgtcatctgctgcagctccggatctctgggaatccgtgaccttcttgcgctcccttagataagtgctcctcaggccaccaattttggcttttaaataagggatggttgccgtggggaccaccggcttcaccaactccagcagtttctcaagccctgtctgcctcttttgtttatgattataatgtgggtgtttgaccagccacagacagggcagctccctgtatttatctatgaacagggggaggaagttgtggtcattgaagccatccattttctctgcaagacacaagacaagacaaaccctaatgtcaggctaaacgctactaatcttgttacaatataggcctcaatttagaagcagtataggcccaagtttagatgttaccttcgttatcatgaacggcgtctccgatactccttcctccgctcacagatcatacatactacgcatgcgtgttacactttatagacactgcgcatgcgtgaaccttcgcccgcccctgacgttctttctagtctattacccgccccttctcgttcggcgcagtgggggaagagcacatggcggagacacagcaggtgtctgataattacaccaacgaggaggaggaggaggaaagcccggagcctgaaacgtcccgatccagaaggagacgatttaaggcatcgaatatgtcctttggggagatggtggagatggttgacatcctgaagagggccaactatgatgggaagtatggaccttaccccaaccgcaatgtccgaaaggccaagatcatggcgaaagtggtcaagagtctgcaccggaatttcggggtacaacgatcgaaagatcagctcaggaagcggtggtcggacctgaaattaagggagcatgagcagtacagaagaatgcggagagtgctgcaaaaaagtaagtagttgtgctatgttcctattctttatgtttattacgttcgtgctgctccatgtgcttttcttaactgttgtccagtttaaaatagcaactttcatgttcatgggcacattattccttTCGTATGAAACAtggttcgttcggcctagaacacaccattgttttggccatatcctttttaaaacattttttatggcctacttgtctgaaaataatttggttgtgtagatgggtttgtaactaaaatgaaatgcaaactagattctgtgtaaggagaggacactcagcagcagttttcacatctggactctggagcactagtgtgggacacaagaacaccctttttattagggggtccacacaggtgctccagtgtatactataggggggtctccatctgtgaagcttgtactaaacaggtaagtattcaagcttgacaaaagacaataaaatttcaacatcttggaactcagccaaaatagacaattgtaccccacttccaagcaatgtttcatatttatagttctgccatcaaatatctgtgtgctaagtatacctatttgtttttgcataggggataaaagactcggaggacacccctcatccgaggagaccacagaccccccacctctggaagaaggggaaatccactcaagccaagcagagcaggaggaggaacacgtggtggaaattgtcaccacaacaggtgagtgtctacgaccacaggctcaggtaagagatggatgccggcatatttataatacatggtgtgtttttgtttctatctttttaggtgatcgtgatgttgtggatccagggcatttcacctctgaaagtgcacagatcctgatcggggagatcatggagtgtaatagggacttggaaaacatccagaaaaacatcaatgatgttcaaaaaaaaaagaagaacatcattgatgttttagggagagtttaaaacaaatctaaatccctttgttttttgtgagctaaaaatttataccattttttgacatttttgcgaaaagccaaattttgaagatgcacacagtgtgtcaacatgtgctatctgccatcacgggagatcaatgg
Proteins encoded:
- the LOC141146604 gene encoding uncharacterized protein isoform X2, with translation MDHLNQPEDLSQEALECATQEEAVECGSQEEAGVSGSQEEAGVSGSQEEAGLSGSQEKPGPSRSLTEWQVPPLRLPNKRPKKGSHMQDSALRLIQEDSASLRATPTPEEAFVCMASTKLQGMQEGQRLLCEELLYKVLTKGVRGKITPNNHLSELDHPPPPPPATTPPPESQRGRKHGRKTRE